In the genome of Myxococcus stipitatus, one region contains:
- a CDS encoding HIT family protein — MMDVNEPCLGCAIARGEHRPVGGIIARAPGLVLHGIAGPSPVPGWVVISSEQHARAWYDLDEATARELGGFAARVMRAQREVLGAEHAYAFAIGDVLRHCHLHLVPRYRETPQRLWGRAVFDAPPADHLPAETLEAAAHKLAAALSD, encoded by the coding sequence ATGATGGATGTGAATGAGCCATGTCTCGGGTGTGCCATCGCGCGCGGCGAGCATCGCCCCGTGGGCGGAATCATCGCCCGGGCCCCTGGACTGGTCTTGCATGGAATCGCCGGCCCCAGCCCCGTGCCCGGATGGGTCGTCATCTCCAGCGAGCAACATGCCCGCGCCTGGTACGACCTCGATGAAGCCACCGCCCGCGAGCTGGGCGGCTTCGCCGCGCGGGTCATGCGCGCCCAACGCGAAGTCCTGGGCGCCGAACACGCCTACGCCTTCGCCATCGGCGACGTGCTTCGCCACTGCCACCTGCACCTGGTGCCCCGCTACCGCGAGACACCCCAGCGCCTGTGGGGCCGCGCCGTGTTCGACGCCCCCCCCGCCGACCACCTCCCCGCCGAGACACTGGAGGCCGCGGCACACAAGCTCGCCGCCGCACTGTCGGACTGA
- a CDS encoding carboxypeptidase-like regulatory domain-containing protein, whose amino-acid sequence MKKHLVMAVVPFLALGCGDDFKDENGDGIADGVREPDNVTVVTPATPKGTISGQVLTSDLKPLTEATVEVTIGSSPAPLSATTDAKGNFTFKDVPGGSQVLLTFSKSGYASLRATATIPGEAGNVPLNNANVSFGPVTLTRLDGSLRFLLVTPQGRPAANVRATLEANPAGNITLENNDVNLSIVSTVTVEATSDENGALVFQNIPNAHEMVRYTGNVTSRYRLWVSSVDSNGDGVPESNGYVASYTASEVIAQGTTRILNLPPSRPTGAALTISATNVETLRQPTVPDVAIEPLRNMVRPGEPIYLYFNQPVQQSSLMARLTDEYAKESLPVTVALGNGGYSATIIPGNGVVQVGKEYNLDVRAVSAETGELYYDSGIFFGGDQGAVTPVSIAEARYQETSQTSSTDSQNLNPGERVYINFSSPIVPPAGGGVQVFIDTDLNGDNKVGTAPGEWGNKDGYPLIMEEPEHPYITQVSSPERPVFGIAKSGYSTRYVFTYSLYPKVLTPGSALRFVVAFSKLPINGVSGSYESIWGQPIVGDLAVSGLAIQPAPIAPPAP is encoded by the coding sequence ATGAAGAAGCATCTGGTTATGGCCGTGGTGCCGTTCCTGGCGCTGGGGTGCGGGGACGATTTCAAGGACGAGAACGGCGATGGAATCGCCGATGGTGTGCGTGAGCCGGACAACGTCACGGTGGTGACGCCGGCGACGCCGAAGGGGACCATCTCGGGCCAGGTGCTGACGTCCGACCTCAAGCCGCTGACCGAGGCGACGGTGGAGGTCACCATCGGCAGCTCTCCGGCGCCGCTGTCGGCGACGACGGACGCGAAGGGTAACTTCACGTTCAAGGACGTCCCGGGCGGCTCCCAGGTGCTGTTGACGTTCTCGAAGTCGGGCTACGCGTCGCTGCGCGCGACGGCGACGATTCCTGGCGAGGCGGGCAATGTGCCCCTCAACAACGCCAACGTGAGCTTTGGTCCGGTGACGCTGACGCGTCTGGACGGCTCGCTGCGCTTCCTGCTGGTGACCCCGCAGGGCCGTCCCGCCGCGAACGTCCGCGCGACGCTCGAGGCCAATCCGGCGGGCAACATCACGCTGGAGAACAACGACGTCAACCTGAGCATCGTGAGCACGGTGACGGTCGAGGCGACGTCCGACGAAAATGGCGCGCTGGTGTTCCAGAACATCCCCAACGCGCACGAGATGGTGCGCTACACGGGCAACGTGACGAGCCGCTACCGCCTGTGGGTGTCCTCGGTGGACTCCAACGGTGACGGCGTGCCGGAGAGCAACGGTTACGTCGCGTCGTACACGGCGTCGGAAGTGATTGCCCAGGGCACCACGCGAATCCTCAACCTGCCGCCCTCGCGGCCCACGGGCGCGGCGCTGACGATCTCGGCCACCAATGTGGAGACGCTGCGGCAGCCTACTGTTCCGGATGTCGCCATTGAGCCGCTACGCAACATGGTGCGCCCGGGCGAGCCCATCTACCTGTACTTCAATCAGCCAGTGCAGCAGAGCTCCCTGATGGCGCGTTTGACGGATGAGTACGCCAAGGAGTCGCTGCCCGTCACGGTGGCCCTGGGCAACGGTGGTTATAGCGCCACCATCATTCCCGGCAACGGCGTGGTGCAGGTGGGCAAGGAGTACAACCTCGACGTTCGCGCCGTCTCCGCCGAGACGGGTGAGCTCTATTATGACAGTGGGATCTTCTTCGGTGGCGACCAGGGAGCTGTGACTCCGGTTTCCATCGCGGAGGCTCGCTATCAGGAGACTTCCCAGACGTCGTCTACTGACTCCCAGAATTTGAACCCAGGGGAACGAGTCTACATCAACTTCAGCTCTCCTATCGTTCCCCCGGCGGGCGGCGGCGTCCAGGTCTTCATTGATACGGATCTCAATGGCGACAACAAGGTGGGTACCGCTCCTGGCGAGTGGGGCAACAAGGATGGCTACCCGCTGATCATGGAGGAGCCGGAGCACCCTTACATCACGCAGGTGAGTAGCCCTGAGCGGCCTGTCTTCGGGATCGCCAAGTCTGGGTACAGCACGCGCTACGTGTTTACCTACAGCCTTTACCCGAAGGTCCTGACTCCTGGCAGCGCGTTGCGATTCGTGGTTGCCTTCTCCAAGCTGCCAATCAATGGCGTCAGCGGCAGCTATGAGAGCATCTGGGGCCAGCCCATTGTCGGAGACCTGGCTGTCAGCGGGCTCGCCATCCAGCCTGCCCCGATCGCGCCGCCAGCACCGTAG
- a CDS encoding Ig-like domain-containing protein, protein MRRFPPFFLLPTVMLLIGACINVPEIQQVVEEPDAGAPALQVRLGLSRTHTKDSVDVTVELSRQIPQSVELLLNGHVVANLLPPYKLRMETQDLKEGTHEMFARVVLESGVALSEPRQLTVDRTAPTWASRKPLPNARFVPVNSEVQAVFSEALDPTTVNASTVQLFVGAEPTPANVSLSSAGTVVIVKPTSRFPVDVRVKVTVGATVTDLAGNALQPETEEWSWVFPGFIPLGEPLLSDARAMSSAFLELQVDWEDRPIVAWAESSQASVYVRRWSGERWEQLGSSLKASPTANIWKVILRIGADGQPVVAWGDGASATIYVRRWDGTEWGAVGSPIQGPSESYLRELGMDGSGRWLVGGAVTTEGRTRLLMWQWQNGQWDPLDTGIQIDPPNMFRGANMLLHGAKNPILIWGEGRDYNLESVRIQRREGGAWKAISPQLLTLGGGWNVDGEGRLLHALSYEPGMYLWREDGGNWSSVAPVLESPFPGGPIGAVGQLVFDSAGMPVVLMNEAESPGQTATLYVCRLRDGKWEQLGGLLRPQLPDEKPAERVLGLSKSGKPFLMTSEHKSFTLMPARVYVPNE, encoded by the coding sequence ATGCGCCGATTCCCTCCCTTCTTCCTTCTTCCTACCGTGATGCTCCTGATAGGGGCTTGCATCAACGTTCCAGAAATCCAGCAGGTGGTCGAAGAACCCGATGCGGGAGCGCCTGCCTTGCAAGTGCGGCTGGGGTTGTCGCGGACGCACACGAAAGACTCTGTCGATGTCACCGTCGAGCTGAGCAGACAAATCCCGCAGAGCGTGGAACTGCTACTCAATGGCCATGTCGTCGCGAACTTGCTTCCTCCCTACAAACTCCGCATGGAGACGCAGGACCTCAAGGAGGGCACTCATGAGATGTTCGCGCGTGTGGTGTTGGAATCTGGGGTTGCCCTGAGTGAGCCGCGTCAACTCACGGTGGATCGGACTGCTCCGACGTGGGCCTCACGCAAGCCTCTGCCGAATGCGCGCTTCGTTCCGGTGAACTCCGAGGTGCAAGCAGTGTTTTCGGAAGCGCTGGACCCGACGACGGTCAACGCGAGTACCGTTCAGCTGTTCGTGGGGGCGGAGCCGACGCCTGCGAACGTGTCCCTGTCTTCAGCGGGGACCGTTGTGATCGTGAAACCCACGTCTCGGTTCCCTGTCGATGTTCGCGTGAAGGTGACTGTGGGTGCCACAGTGACTGATCTGGCGGGTAATGCGCTTCAACCTGAGACAGAAGAGTGGAGCTGGGTGTTTCCTGGGTTCATTCCGCTCGGGGAGCCACTGCTTTCGGACGCCCGGGCCATGTCCTCGGCCTTTCTGGAGCTGCAGGTCGATTGGGAGGATCGTCCTATCGTCGCCTGGGCCGAATCGTCGCAAGCCTCGGTGTATGTCCGACGTTGGTCAGGGGAACGATGGGAACAATTGGGGAGCAGCCTGAAGGCTTCTCCCACTGCCAACATATGGAAAGTGATCCTTAGGATTGGTGCTGATGGACAGCCGGTTGTTGCCTGGGGAGACGGTGCTTCGGCCACGATTTATGTGCGACGCTGGGATGGAACGGAGTGGGGGGCGGTTGGGAGTCCGATTCAAGGCCCCAGTGAGTCTTATCTCAGAGAATTGGGAATGGATGGCTCTGGTAGATGGCTTGTTGGAGGGGCAGTCACGACTGAAGGCCGAACCCGGCTCTTGATGTGGCAGTGGCAGAACGGCCAATGGGACCCTCTTGATACAGGGATTCAGATCGATCCTCCGAATATGTTCAGGGGAGCGAATATGCTCCTTCATGGTGCCAAGAATCCCATTTTGATTTGGGGTGAAGGCAGGGACTACAATCTTGAATCCGTTCGAATTCAGCGAAGAGAAGGAGGGGCTTGGAAAGCCATCTCCCCGCAGCTCCTGACGCTTGGAGGAGGATGGAATGTAGATGGAGAAGGGCGCCTTCTTCATGCTTTGAGCTATGAGCCAGGGATGTATCTTTGGAGAGAGGACGGGGGGAATTGGTCCTCTGTCGCACCTGTATTGGAGAGTCCTTTCCCTGGAGGCCCGATAGGGGCGGTCGGGCAACTCGTCTTTGATTCTGCGGGAATGCCCGTTGTCTTGATGAACGAAGCTGAAAGCCCGGGACAGACGGCCACTCTGTACGTCTGTCGTCTGCGGGATGGGAAGTGGGAGCAGCTGGGAGGGCTGTTGCGTCCTCAACTCCCAGACGAGAAGCCTGCTGAACGCGTCCTTGGCCTGTCCAAGTCGGGCAAGCCCTTCCTGATGACCTCTGAACATAAGTCGTTCACTCTGATGCCCGCTCGAGTCTACGTCCCGAACGAATGA
- a CDS encoding response regulator, giving the protein MRRTATPTAEALESADASVDPRTGRKRVLVVDDFDDAREMYAEYLEFVGFEVETAKDGAEAVEKAQSSEPDIILMDLSLPIMDGWEATRRIKQDSRTRDIPVMALSGHVLSGNAEHARQAGADEFVAKPCLPQDLENKIRNMLKPSKARRRDGQEG; this is encoded by the coding sequence ATGAGGCGAACGGCCACCCCCACAGCAGAAGCCTTGGAGTCGGCCGACGCGTCGGTTGACCCTCGGACAGGCCGCAAACGGGTCCTCGTGGTCGATGACTTCGACGACGCCCGCGAGATGTATGCGGAGTACCTGGAGTTCGTCGGCTTCGAGGTGGAGACGGCCAAGGATGGCGCCGAGGCGGTGGAGAAGGCCCAGTCAAGTGAGCCTGATATCATCCTCATGGACCTCTCCCTCCCCATCATGGATGGCTGGGAGGCGACCCGGCGCATCAAGCAGGACTCCCGGACGCGGGACATCCCTGTGATGGCCCTGTCGGGCCATGTCCTCTCAGGCAACGCGGAACATGCCCGACAGGCCGGTGCCGACGAGTTCGTCGCGAAGCCGTGTCTGCCTCAGGACCTCGAGAACAAGATTCGAAACATGCTCAAGCCCAGCAAGGCACGTAGGAGAGACGGACAGGAAGGCTGA
- a CDS encoding protein kinase domain-containing protein, which produces MGTPAASPQPDAWTPPPEFDEYRIVRPIGRGRTGRVYLAHDTLLERPVAVKFIPTLGPHALARFLVEARAAARIQHPNVVTLYRVGQLDEQPYLVSEFIRGVSLDRLVKPVSWEQVLTIGQDLARGLSAAHRRGVLHRDIKPGNAVLTEGGTVKLLDFGLAKLLDNAAGSEDPAPPRNPVPPELPPDLDPDDSPRGSPRSLDGVFLPSLPQGSLVGTPYYMSPEAWAGEELTARSDVYSLGTVLYELCAGRGPFRDVPWRELPTVVRNQDAPPLIQVAPLVDVTFASIIDRCLRREPSERFASAAQLLEVLESLSRDDTPSLVPEGNPYRGLRAFEAEHRALFFGRRRESQAVLERLRAEPFLLITGDSGVGKSSLCLAGILPAVVDGGLEDGRRWHTVRLVPGRRPVAALSAVLAPFLTSIDEDSLAEALRSEPSSLVRRLRARLGAHEGLLIYVDQLEELATLSDPAEAALAGQALGGLAEGASGVRLLASSRSDFLTRLTTVPGLGAEVPEALYLLRALTPEETREAVTGPARVKGVRFESERLVDALVAAAAAEGGLPLLQFALAELWDARDQKAQVITQAALDSLGGVAGALARHADAAVERLLPDQRVAARGVLLRLVTADGTRARKTDRELAGEDPRYRAALEVLVRARLLVAREAPEGTSYELAHEALLSGWRSLAHWLAEAAERREVQALLEAAAAHWEKHGHSRELLWGSRQLSEAAVLDTGELTRREQDFLRASRRTLVRSRTVRHALVAGFLVSLGLVYGGLKLRDRWSLERTVRAELEDASQSLDSALQAKDLLLSERAEAFRLYGSGEKVEADRLWGKSVTRASQVRHRFDGVAGRLERALALAPERSDVRDALAGFLYERALWAEQDGELATLPTLLQRLRLYDAQGVRWKQWTAPARLTLDVAAHDVEVELRPLTRDAQGEEEPGEPLPLESESWMDITVPPGSYLLTLRAPHQEPVTQPLMLRRGEARRLELRLPDEGSIPQGYVFVPPGEVRFGSAADASVREFFNAVPQHAVQVPGFLIARHEVTYSDWLAFLESLPAPQRAARRPYVGTGGYGGALSLDFVDGVWRLSLQPGDVRYEARAGEPVRYAARSRRQEQDWLLFPVSGVSFRDAEAYVTWLSLSGRVPGARLCSELEWERAARGVDGREFPHGDRLGPDDANIDTTYGKQPGGFGPDVVGSHPASRSPFGVDDMAGNVWEWTRSWLEPGRAVARGGSFGFAATSARSTNRELPEASLRDVGMGLRVCADPPSSTP; this is translated from the coding sequence GTGGGAACCCCTGCCGCCTCCCCGCAGCCGGACGCGTGGACTCCGCCCCCGGAGTTCGACGAGTACCGCATCGTGCGGCCCATCGGACGGGGGCGGACGGGCCGCGTGTATCTGGCTCACGACACGCTGCTCGAGCGTCCCGTGGCCGTGAAGTTCATCCCCACCCTCGGCCCCCACGCACTCGCCCGATTCCTCGTCGAAGCCCGCGCCGCCGCTCGCATCCAACACCCCAACGTCGTCACCCTCTACCGGGTCGGCCAGCTCGACGAACAGCCCTACCTCGTCTCCGAGTTCATCCGCGGCGTGAGCCTCGACCGGCTCGTGAAGCCCGTGAGCTGGGAGCAGGTCCTCACCATCGGCCAGGACCTCGCGCGTGGCCTCAGCGCCGCCCACCGCCGAGGCGTCCTCCACCGCGACATCAAACCCGGCAACGCCGTCCTCACCGAGGGCGGCACCGTGAAGCTGCTCGACTTCGGCCTCGCCAAGCTCCTCGACAACGCCGCGGGTTCGGAGGACCCCGCCCCTCCACGCAACCCCGTCCCTCCCGAGCTCCCCCCCGACCTGGACCCGGACGACTCTCCCCGAGGCTCCCCCCGCTCGCTGGACGGCGTCTTCCTCCCCTCGCTGCCCCAGGGCTCGCTCGTCGGCACGCCGTACTACATGTCCCCCGAGGCCTGGGCCGGAGAGGAGCTCACGGCCCGCAGCGACGTGTACTCCCTGGGCACCGTCCTCTACGAGCTCTGCGCCGGCCGAGGCCCCTTCCGCGATGTCCCCTGGCGCGAGCTGCCGACCGTGGTCCGAAACCAAGACGCCCCGCCGCTCATCCAGGTGGCGCCGCTCGTCGATGTCACCTTCGCCAGCATCATCGACCGCTGCCTGCGAAGAGAGCCCTCCGAGCGCTTCGCCTCCGCGGCCCAGCTCCTGGAGGTCCTCGAATCCCTCTCACGCGATGACACCCCCTCGCTCGTCCCCGAAGGCAATCCCTATCGCGGACTGCGAGCCTTCGAGGCCGAACACCGTGCCCTCTTCTTCGGCCGCCGCCGCGAGAGCCAGGCCGTCCTCGAGCGTCTGCGCGCCGAGCCCTTCCTGCTCATCACCGGCGACTCCGGCGTGGGCAAGTCCTCGCTGTGCCTCGCGGGCATCCTCCCCGCCGTCGTCGACGGAGGACTCGAGGACGGCCGGCGCTGGCACACCGTCCGACTCGTCCCCGGCCGCAGGCCCGTGGCCGCGCTGTCCGCCGTGCTCGCTCCCTTCCTGACGTCCATCGACGAGGACTCCCTCGCCGAGGCGCTCCGCTCGGAGCCCTCCAGCCTCGTGCGCAGGCTGCGCGCGCGGCTGGGTGCCCACGAGGGCTTGCTCATCTACGTGGACCAGCTCGAGGAGCTGGCGACCCTCTCGGACCCCGCCGAGGCCGCGCTGGCGGGACAAGCACTGGGCGGGCTCGCGGAAGGCGCCAGCGGCGTGCGCCTCCTCGCCTCCAGCCGCAGCGACTTCCTCACCCGACTGACCACCGTCCCCGGCCTGGGCGCGGAGGTGCCCGAGGCGCTCTACCTGCTGCGCGCCCTGACCCCCGAGGAGACCCGCGAAGCCGTCACCGGCCCTGCCCGAGTGAAGGGCGTGCGCTTCGAGTCCGAGCGCCTGGTGGACGCCCTCGTCGCCGCGGCGGCCGCGGAGGGCGGACTCCCGCTGCTCCAGTTCGCCCTCGCGGAGCTCTGGGACGCACGCGACCAGAAAGCCCAGGTGATTACGCAGGCCGCGCTCGACTCCCTGGGCGGGGTCGCGGGCGCGCTGGCCCGGCACGCGGATGCGGCGGTGGAGCGACTGCTCCCCGACCAGCGCGTGGCGGCCCGAGGCGTGCTCCTCCGGCTCGTCACCGCGGACGGCACGCGCGCGCGAAAGACAGACCGGGAGCTGGCCGGAGAAGACCCGCGCTACCGGGCCGCGCTGGAGGTGCTCGTCCGAGCGCGCCTGCTGGTGGCCCGAGAAGCCCCGGAAGGAACGTCCTACGAGCTGGCCCATGAAGCGCTGCTGTCGGGCTGGCGCTCGCTGGCGCACTGGCTCGCGGAGGCCGCCGAGCGTCGCGAGGTGCAGGCCCTGCTCGAGGCCGCCGCCGCGCACTGGGAGAAGCACGGGCACTCACGCGAGCTGCTCTGGGGCTCACGGCAGCTCTCCGAGGCCGCGGTGCTGGACACCGGAGAGCTCACCCGCCGGGAGCAGGACTTCCTGCGTGCCTCGCGCCGGACCCTCGTGCGGAGTCGAACCGTTCGTCATGCCCTGGTCGCGGGCTTCCTCGTGTCGCTCGGGCTGGTGTACGGCGGGCTGAAGCTGCGCGACCGGTGGAGCCTGGAGCGCACGGTGCGCGCGGAGCTGGAGGATGCGAGCCAGTCCCTCGACTCCGCGCTGCAGGCCAAGGACCTGCTCCTCTCCGAGCGCGCCGAGGCCTTCCGTCTCTACGGCAGCGGCGAGAAGGTCGAAGCGGACCGGCTCTGGGGCAAGAGCGTCACGCGGGCCTCACAGGTCCGCCACCGCTTCGACGGCGTCGCCGGGCGGCTGGAGCGGGCCCTGGCGCTGGCCCCCGAGCGTTCCGACGTGCGCGATGCGCTCGCGGGGTTCCTCTACGAGCGCGCCCTCTGGGCCGAGCAGGATGGAGAGCTGGCCACGCTGCCCACGCTGCTCCAGCGCCTCCGGCTCTACGACGCACAAGGAGTCCGCTGGAAGCAGTGGACCGCGCCCGCGCGTCTCACATTGGACGTCGCCGCCCATGACGTCGAAGTGGAGCTGCGTCCCCTGACACGCGACGCCCAGGGCGAGGAGGAGCCCGGCGAGCCGCTGCCGCTGGAGTCCGAGTCCTGGATGGACATCACCGTCCCCCCCGGCTCCTATCTCCTCACCCTGCGTGCGCCGCATCAGGAGCCGGTGACGCAGCCGCTGATGTTGAGGCGCGGGGAGGCCCGGCGTCTGGAGTTGCGCCTGCCGGATGAAGGCTCGATTCCACAGGGCTACGTCTTCGTGCCGCCGGGAGAGGTGCGCTTCGGCAGCGCCGCCGACGCAAGCGTCCGTGAGTTCTTCAACGCGGTGCCGCAGCACGCGGTGCAGGTGCCGGGCTTCCTCATCGCGCGCCACGAGGTGACGTACTCCGACTGGCTCGCCTTCCTGGAGTCGCTCCCCGCGCCCCAGCGCGCCGCGCGTCGGCCGTACGTGGGGACGGGCGGCTACGGAGGCGCGCTGTCCCTGGACTTCGTGGACGGCGTCTGGCGGCTGAGCCTCCAGCCCGGCGACGTGCGCTACGAAGCCCGCGCCGGGGAGCCCGTGCGCTACGCCGCCCGCTCGCGCCGGCAGGAGCAGGACTGGCTCCTCTTCCCGGTGAGCGGCGTCTCGTTCCGTGACGCGGAGGCATATGTCACGTGGTTGTCCCTCAGCGGCCGGGTGCCGGGGGCGAGGTTGTGCTCGGAGCTGGAGTGGGAGCGCGCGGCGCGCGGCGTGGATGGCCGCGAGTTCCCACATGGCGACAGGCTGGGCCCGGACGACGCGAACATCGACACCACGTACGGAAAGCAGCCGGGAGGTTTCGGCCCGGATGTGGTGGGCAGCCATCCCGCGTCGCGCAGTCCGTTCGGCGTGGACGACATGGCGGGCAACGTCTGGGAGTGGACGCGCTCGTGGTTGGAGCCGGGGCGGGCGGTGGCGCGAGGCGGGAGCTTTGGTTTCGCGGCCACGTCCGCGCGCTCGACGAACCGGGAATTGCCGGAGGCGTCGTTGCGAGACGTGGGCATGGGCCTGCGCGTGTGCGCGGACCCGCCGTCGTCGACGCCCTGA
- a CDS encoding ADYC domain-containing protein, with translation MLARWKVGAMLIAVGLMGCEGAGVEASRDTLATRVAELSAPNGRNLNGRNLNGRNLNGTDLSGMLVAVRFDGARRASPRASALTQTWLEGSVFHAESASGHVSGMDFLGASFVGELGDGTTVSLRVDDIQPATGASGDLWVYRVSYYSRDEDAWRPICTADGGGTLGAIAVSGRWDYRQGVAGGGSKLEDPQSFTFACEGAAIAKCMRFGYRPWGGMAGGHDLGQLHQSCTRMVRADFCGDGTSFTVDGTWVNLYDASGVQRDSEGWSVEAEWDTQGSRCRAATTRARGREVLCPSRSVIPVCGLPTSFLLGTLLMSEIPVAGTQGPY, from the coding sequence ATGCTGGCGAGGTGGAAGGTTGGGGCGATGCTCATCGCCGTCGGGCTGATGGGGTGTGAGGGCGCGGGGGTGGAGGCGTCGCGCGACACGCTGGCGACTCGGGTGGCCGAGTTATCGGCGCCCAACGGCCGCAACCTGAATGGCCGCAACCTGAATGGCCGCAACCTCAACGGCACGGACCTGTCGGGGATGCTCGTGGCGGTGCGCTTCGATGGTGCGCGCCGCGCGAGTCCTCGGGCCAGCGCGCTGACGCAGACGTGGCTGGAGGGCAGCGTCTTCCACGCCGAGTCCGCGAGCGGCCACGTCTCCGGCATGGACTTCCTGGGCGCGAGCTTCGTTGGCGAGCTGGGCGATGGCACCACCGTCTCGCTGCGCGTCGACGACATCCAGCCGGCCACGGGGGCCAGCGGGGACCTCTGGGTCTACCGCGTCTCCTACTACTCGCGAGACGAGGACGCGTGGCGGCCCATCTGCACGGCGGACGGAGGCGGCACGTTGGGAGCGATCGCCGTGTCGGGCCGCTGGGACTACCGGCAGGGCGTCGCGGGGGGCGGCTCGAAGCTGGAGGACCCGCAGTCCTTCACCTTCGCTTGCGAGGGCGCGGCCATCGCCAAGTGCATGCGCTTCGGCTATCGCCCCTGGGGGGGCATGGCGGGAGGGCATGACCTGGGGCAGCTGCACCAGTCCTGCACGCGCATGGTGCGCGCGGACTTCTGCGGTGATGGCACCTCGTTCACGGTGGATGGGACGTGGGTGAATCTGTACGACGCCTCGGGTGTGCAGCGGGACTCCGAGGGGTGGAGCGTGGAAGCGGAGTGGGACACGCAGGGCTCGCGGTGCCGGGCGGCGACGACGCGGGCGCGGGGGCGTGAGGTGCTGTGCCCGTCGCGCTCGGTGATTCCAGTCTGTGGCCTCCCCACGAGCTTCCTGTTGGGCACGCTGCTGATGAGTGAAATCCCGGTCGCCGGGACGCAGGGGCCGTACTGA
- a CDS encoding efflux RND transporter periplasmic adaptor subunit, protein MAPGGAAGLLLAVACALTGCKQGSSEAATPAEPLVALGRENVALVEQGELRSGPGISGSLQARTAASVRAQVGGTILDVQAQQGQVVRKDQALARIDDATLRDQVIAARTTVETARNALQVAESEQERSAKLAQAGVITQRDFERAQLSVAQAKGQLAEARSRLALAQEQLGRTRVVAPIAGVVSERQASEGDVVQPGAALFTVVDPRTLRLEASVPAAQLGQVKVGTPVEFKVTGYGDRSFTGKVEHINPVVDPGSGQVRIYVAIPNTDLQLLAGLFAQGRVAAKTVEGLSVPLGALDDSEGKPQVLRVREERVERVPVQLGLRDDVEKRVEVRQGLQEGDVVLLGSARDAVREGARVKVESPREDSLGVGGAGASGEDGGTPKDAAPKQPKP, encoded by the coding sequence ATGGCCCCGGGTGGAGCGGCGGGCCTGCTGCTGGCGGTGGCCTGCGCGCTGACGGGGTGCAAGCAAGGCTCGAGCGAGGCGGCGACGCCCGCGGAGCCCCTGGTGGCGTTGGGGCGGGAGAACGTGGCGCTCGTGGAGCAAGGCGAGCTGCGCTCCGGCCCTGGCATCTCCGGCTCGCTCCAGGCCCGCACGGCGGCCTCGGTGCGAGCACAGGTCGGCGGCACCATCCTCGATGTCCAGGCTCAGCAGGGGCAGGTGGTGAGGAAGGACCAGGCTCTCGCGCGCATCGACGATGCGACGCTGCGGGACCAGGTCATCGCCGCGCGCACGACGGTGGAGACGGCGCGCAATGCCTTGCAGGTGGCGGAGTCCGAGCAGGAGCGCAGCGCGAAGCTGGCTCAGGCGGGTGTCATCACCCAGCGCGACTTCGAGCGGGCCCAGCTGTCCGTGGCTCAGGCGAAGGGGCAGCTCGCGGAGGCGCGCTCGCGTCTGGCCCTGGCGCAGGAGCAGCTGGGGCGCACGCGGGTGGTGGCGCCCATCGCCGGCGTGGTGAGCGAGCGACAGGCGAGCGAGGGAGACGTCGTGCAGCCCGGCGCGGCGCTGTTCACCGTGGTGGACCCGCGCACGTTGCGCCTGGAGGCGTCGGTACCGGCCGCGCAGCTGGGCCAGGTGAAGGTGGGGACGCCGGTGGAGTTCAAGGTCACCGGTTACGGAGACCGCTCCTTCACGGGGAAGGTGGAGCACATCAACCCGGTGGTGGACCCGGGCTCGGGGCAGGTGCGCATCTACGTGGCCATCCCCAACACGGACCTCCAGCTCCTCGCGGGGCTGTTCGCGCAAGGGCGCGTGGCGGCGAAGACGGTGGAAGGGCTCTCCGTGCCGCTGGGGGCGCTGGATGACTCGGAGGGAAAGCCGCAGGTCCTCCGGGTGCGCGAGGAGCGCGTGGAGCGCGTCCCCGTGCAGCTGGGCCTGCGCGACGACGTCGAGAAGCGCGTGGAGGTGCGCCAGGGGCTCCAGGAAGGGGACGTGGTGTTGCTGGGCTCCGCGCGAGACGCGGTCCGCGAGGGGGCACGCGTCAAGGTGGAGTCACCGCGCGAGGACTCGCTTGGCGTGGGCGGAGCGGGCGCTTCCGGAGAAGACGGAGGCACGCCGAAGGACGCTGCGCCGAAGCAACCCAAGCCCTGA